The genomic window AATTGGTTTAACCAGCCTTCTTTTATTTCACCTAGTCCGTGAATTAAAACAAGTGGCTCCCCAACACCAAAATGTAAATAAGGAACTCCAAAGCTACTTCTTTTTGATTTTTTCATAAAAACCCACCTTTAAAGTAATAAAGTCATTGGTTGAGGCGACTTTTGTTAATATGCATTATTGCCAAATTTTCTGTATGTAAACGAAAGTAAAAACTGAAAACGCTTGCAATTATACCCGTAAGAGTAAGGAGGGTTTACTTACTTATATGAAAAAATAATCGGTTTGTTAACAAATTTGTCACAAAATAGGCGAACGTGTAGAGTGTATGAGCACTAAACGTATTCTATGTATTTGGGAAGTATGGTTTTCTTCTATAATGTTAATAAGAGTTTTATAAGCTTAAAGTGAAAGAGTGCGGTTTGCGAGGGAGTGAAGGTTATATAAATGTAGAAACCCGGTCCTTTAGGTGTGGAAGTATCAGAAAGATGTTTCGAGAAGTGGTGAAATGCAGCAATAGGATGAAAAGCTTAACGATATACAACAACAGTCTGTAACAAGAAGATAAGATAACTCCAATACGTTATTTATACTTTCCTACAAAATGTCAGCTGGTTTCAAAGTATAATATAATTAAATGCTCATTATACTTCACTATTTGGAGTAAAAAAGAATGAACGGTGGTGTATTATGCGAATCATTATAGCACCAGACTCTTTTAAAGGAAGTCTTTCTGCATTACAAGCCGGTGTTATTATTCATGATGCTTTTAAAATGGAGCTTCCGTTAGCTGATATGGAAGTAATTCCAATGGCAGATGGAGGGGAAGGTACGTTAGAAAATGTAGTGTATGCAGCAGGGGGACAGCTTTTACAATGTGAGGTAACGGGTCCATTAGGATCAAAAATAATGGCAAAGTATGGAATTCTAAGAGACAACAAAACAGTAGTAATAGAAATAGCTCAAATAGCAGGTTTGACTCTTGTACGTAGCGATAAACGCAACCCTCTGCATACAACGACATATGGAATTGGTGAGGTGATTAAGCTCGCTATTCATGAAGGGTATAGAAAGTTTTTAATTGGTTTAGGAGGAAGTGCCACAAATGATGGTGGCTTAGGGATGCTTCAAGCGTTAGGTGTATCATTCTATAATAAAGATAATCTACATGTGTTGCCCTTTGGCTATTCTGTTGCAAAAGTCACTGGAGTTGATTACACGACTATGATGCCTGAAGTAAAAGAGTGTGTGTTTGAGATTGCTAGTGATGTAGATAATCCTTTATGTGGTGTTAAAGGCGCTTCTGCCACCTTCGGGCCGCAAAAAGGTGCCACACCTGATATGGTCCTTCAATTAGATAGTGCTTTAGCAAATTACGCTTCTATTATAGAAGAACACCTTGGGAGAAGCATGCAATTTAAAGGGGGCGCAGGGGCAGCTGGTGGGCTTGGTTTTGCTTTTTTAACGCTTGGGGCAGAAATTGTATCAGGGGCAGAGCTTGTCGCTAAAGCTTCTATGTTACCTGAAAAAATAAAACAAGCAGATTGGATTATTACGGGAGAAGGACAGAGTGATTATCAAACATTGTTCGGAAAAGTACCTGGGTACATTGGAAAAGAAGCGAGCAAACATAATGTTAAAGCAATATTAGTTTCTGGTAGCCTGGGGAAAGGATATGAGGATCTATATAATTACTTTGTGAGCTGTGAATCAATAGCGGTCGGTCCGTCAAGCTTACAGGAATGTATCAATCATGCAGAAAGTCTTCTGTTTAAAAAGGCTCGAAACATCGCGAGAATGTTAAATACAAAATAAGTAATGTTAATAAAAACCCTGGCTCAAGCTTGAGCCAGGGTTTTCATGCAGTAAAATCCAGGAGAGAAAAGAAAAAGTTCAGAAGTTCACAAAATATACGAATAATTATATTTTAAAAATTCCGAAAATATATTATAATGCCACAAAAGGGAGGGTTTCAGATGAACAATCAGCCACAAGAAACTAAAAATCTAGCAAGGTTACTTATTTCTTGTCCGGATAAAACGGGAATTATTTCACAAGTATCAACTTTTTTATTTCAACAAGGTGCTAATATAATGGACTCTGACCAGCATACAACTGAGGAAGGACAATTTTTCTGGCGATTGGAATTTGAGTTTGGGCACGATTCTCTCAGGAAGCTCACAGAAGAGTTTAGTTACATTGCAAAGACTGCCTCCATGAAGTGGACAATGAAGCTAAGCAGTGAACGAAAGCGTATAGCGTTATTTGTGACAAAAGAAGATCATTGTTTATTAGAATTGTTGTATGAATGGCAAGCAGGAGATTTACAGGCGGATATTTGTGCTATTGTGAGTAATCATCAATCCCTAAAGCTGTATGCAGATCAAGTACATATACCGTTTTATTACATTCCGGTTGCTAAGGATACGAAGTGGGAATGCGAGCAAGAGCAGTTAGCCATATTACGTGAAAATAATATTGATACGATCGTACTTGCAAAATATATGCAAATTCTTTCGCCAACCTTTGTTGCACAGTTTCCTAATCAGATCATTAACATCCATCATTCTTTTTTACCGGCTTTTGTTGGAGCGCGCCCGTATGAGCAGGCTTTTCATAGAGGGGTAAAGCTTATAGGTGCAACTTCGCATTATGTAACGAATGATTTAGATGAAGGTCCTATTATAGAACAAGGGGTAGATAGGGTTACACACAAACATAGTGTTGCACAATTAAAGCGCATTGGGAAAAACATAGAAAGAACAGTTTTAGCAAAAGCTGTGAAATGGCATGTAGAGGACCGAGTCATTGTGCACGGTAATAAAACAATTGTATTCACATAGAAAAAATAACTGCAAATATACAGTAAATAGAATATAATTAGGTTTGCGAAACAATCTGACATTAGGAGTACATCACATGGAGCAAACCTTTTCTATTTCAGAAAAAATCAAACAAATTATAATTCTACTTATTCCGATTTTAATTACACAGCTAGGCATGTTTTCTATGGTTCTTTTTAATACAATCATGTCAGGAAAGTATAATCCATCCGATTTAGCAGGGGTTGCTATAGGCTCAGCTGTTTGGACACCGATTTTTACCGGGCTAAGCGGTATATTATTAGCTGTATCCCCTATAGCTGCTCAATACTTTGGTGAAAAAAGAAACCGTGATGTATCACTAGTGGTAACTAATGGTATATATTTAGCGCTAGGCATTGCTGTAGCAGTCATATTGCTTGGTGCCATTTTATTAAACCCAATATTAAATAATATGGACCTAGACGATAACGTACGGATAACTGCGTATAAATACTTAGTTGGCTTAAGCTTTGGAATTATCCCCTTGTTTATATTTAACGTGCTACGTTCGTTTGTATATGCATTAGGGAAAACACGAGTGGTAATGGTGATCTTACTAGTCGTACTACCCATTAACTTCCTATTAAATTATGTATTTATCTTTGGGAATTGGGGGGTACCCGAGCTTGGTGGTGCAGGTGCTGGATATGCTACATCAATTACTTATTGGCTAATTTTAATATTAACTCTTATTTATATAAAAAATCACGAGATATTTAACCAATATGTTAGTCTAAAATACTTCCGTTCTTTTTCCTGGAGTAAATGCTTAGAAATTTTAAAAATAGGAGTCCCTATGGGGTTATCTATTTTTTTTGAAACAAGTATGTTTGCCGTTGTTACTATTTTGATTAGTAAATATAATGTTACAACTATAGCAGCCTACCAATCTGCTTTAAATATTGTCTCATTTTTATATATGATTCCATTAAGTATTTCAATGGCTTTAACTGTTCTCGTAGGGTACGAGGTCGGTGCTAAAAGGCAGAAGGATGCACGTGCCTACAGCTGGCTTGGTATTGGTTTATCTGTTGTAATCGCGTTAAGTACAGGACTTTTTGTAGTGTTGTTTCGCTATCAAGTCGCTGGTTTTTATTCAAATGAAGAGGCTGTTATTCAACTAATCGGTCACTTTCTTATTTATGCGATATTTTTTCAGATATCTGATGCTATTCAAGCAACAGCTCAAGCTGCCCTACGTGGGTATAAAGATGTTAATGTGTCTTTTGTGATGACCCTCATTGCTTATTGGATTATCTGTATTCCTTTAGGTTATGTGCTTGCTCATTATACAAGCTTAGGCGCAACAGGCTACTGGATTGGTCTAACTGTCGGCTTGTTAGTGGCTGGTGTTTGTTTGTCGCTAAGATTAGTGTACGTTCAAAAAAAGACATTACACTACGGAAATGGCTGCATAGGATAAATACTTTGTAAATTGCGAAAAGCTACTTAAGTAAAAATACCTTAAGTAGCTTTTTCTTTTTTGTAATGTTTTGTTTTAAATAAAATCAAGAAGGTGCGAATTGCAAGACTCCTTTAAAAGAAATTATAGTAATTATTCTATTTCATTCACAGTGCTCGCACTTGGCCGTAATCGCCGTAATGTTAAGTAAAAAGCAGGAACAAGAATTAGTGTCAAGGCAGTAGAGAACATTAGACCAGAGACGATTGAAATGGCCAACGGCTTAAACAATACGTCACCATTAATGGCAATCGGTAACAAAGCCACAATCGATGTAAGTGATGTTAATATAATCGGTCGGATGCGTGCACGTCCGGCATCAACAATAGCGTCACCAATATTATATCCATCACGAAGACGTTGCTCGAAAAATTCTATTAAAATGATGGAGTTTCTTACAGATACCCCGGACAGAGACACAATACCTAAAACGGCTAAAAAGCTTAAAGGGGTATTCGTAAAAAACAACCCTAAAATGGCACCTGTTGTTGACAAAAATACAGAACTTAAAATCAAAAATGGCATTGATAGTGAATTGAATTGAACAACAATAACTAAATAAATTAGAAATAATACGATAATAAATAGCTTTGTTACCTCAATAAAGAAATCTGTTCGTTCAGAGGTTTCCCCACCAACTACGAGTGTGTAATCCATTGCAAGTGAATCCTTTACATCATCAGCTAGAGCCAGTGCTTTATCTTCAAAGTTAGATTCAACATCGTTCTTTGGATACGCTCGTAAAAGAATAGTGCGTTCTCCGTTTTTATGTGGGATTTGCTGCAACTGAGATGATTCAACCTCCGTGACAATACTATCAAGAGTAATCGTAGCTGTATTAGCATTTCGCACAGGTATCTCCATTAATGATAAGTCTACTTCATTAAAGCTCGTTTGTACTTCCAACTTTAAATCTCTTCGTTCAACTCCGTCATCAAAAGTTCCGAGCGGAATACCTTGATGAGCAAGTTGTAGCTGTTCACTTACGACTTGTGTAGAAATACCGTAATAAGTTAACAGTGAACGGTCTAAATCGTAATGAATAACAGGCTGTGGTGTACCAACATCAAGAGTAACTAGTTTCGTTTCGTCGAGCTCTTCAAATTGATATTTCAGTGTATCTGCTATATCTGATAGGACAGCCATATTTGGTCCACTAATTTCGATCGCGACTGGGGCACCAACTGGAGGGCCAGCTTCAATACGCTCGAACAATAGTACAGCCTCGGGATACATGTCTCGTAGCTTTTGCTCCCAATTTGCAAGCATGTCTGAAGTGGACGAGATGTCTTTGTTTACACGAACAATGAGTTGCCCAGTATTTCCCCCTGTGTTAGAAATGATAGATGTAAATAAGCCAGGGTGCCCGGTACCTGCAAACACAGCTGTTTCTCTAATGGTCTCATCCTGCAGAATTGTATTTTCCATTTCTTGTAGGTTCTCAAAAGTTGTTTCTAATAGTGTGCCGTTTGGGAATGTAGCGGTAATGGTCACTTCCTCACGGTCAGCTGCTGGGAAAAACTCAAATGGAATCTTAGTTCCTAATGATGCTAATAGTACACAAGCTAGCAAACCGACAATACTTACAATAACCGGTCGTTTTATGATACCTTTTAAAACCTTTTCCGAATAAAATGCCTCTAACTTTAAAAACGGTTTGTGTAACAATCCACCTGAGAATCGTTTTGTTTGTTCTTTTTTTACGCGTCTCTTTTGAGTCCAATACGTAATGATTGGTATAAATGTTAGAGCCATTATAGTCGAGCCGATAATGGTGAAGATTAGTCCTGTCGGTAAAGCTCGGATAAAGCTACCTCCACTCCCTGATAAGAAGGTAAGTGGGAAAAAGCTAAACACAATCATTAAGGAGGATGTAATGATAGAATAGCGAATCTCCCTAATGCCGTTCACCGCTCCTGTGAAGGGACGATCACCTAATAAATAACGTCTCTGTATATTTTCGTTTGCCACAATTGCATCATCTACAAGTATTCCTATTGCAATGATCATTCCTATAATGGAAATTTGGTTTAAATCAACCCCCATATATGGAACCGGGATTAATCCTATTAATATTGATAAAGGTATTGATACTGCCACTAAAATAGCCGCTGCCGGTGATAAACCTAATAGCATAATAGCGACAACCGCCAAAATAGAAATAGCAAAAGAAGCAGTTAAATTATTAAATACATCCTCTACTAATTCACTTTGAATATAAAAAGGTTCCACAGAATATGTATCAGGGATTTCTTTTGACAGCTGATTAATTACTGGTGTAATACTTGCTTGTAATGACGGTATATCCACGCCTTTTTTAGCAAGGATTGTGAAGGATATAGCCGGCTTACCTTTATAAGTAACTAAATCTACGGTTTCTTTAGGGACAATAGCTACCTTACCTAGTTGACCTACTGTTATAGGTAGACTCGCGTTATTAAGCCCAACAATCACTTTTTCAATATCTGCAACTGATTGGTACGTATTTAAATCGAGTAAATAGGATTGATTATTCTTCTCTTGCTTTCCGATAGAATTCGGCGCAAATTCACTCTGAATCGCTTGAATAACCTGACCGGCTTGGATGCCATTCGTTTTTAAAGCAACAGCATTCAGTGAGATAACAATTTCTTCGTCAGTAACTCCTTTAACTTGAACCTTTTCAACCCCAGAAATAGCAGTAATTTTTTCTTCCCATCGTTCCATTTCTTGTTTTAATTGAGCTAGAACTGCATGATTGTTTGTTGTAATCATATATGATGCAACAGCAGAGGGGCTTAAACCTGTATTTACATCAGGTTCCTGCGCCTGGTCAGGGAATTGTAAAGCTGCGTCAGATACTTTCTGTTGTAAGTCTGAAAAAACAGCATCTTTGTTTATGTTGTCTTCAAACTCTAACACAATATTTGAGAATCCTTGTGCAGATGTGGACGACATGTCCTTTAACCCATCAAGGTCTTCTATTCTCTCCTCAATAATATTGGTAACGTTACGCTCAACCTCATCAGGTGAGGCCCCGGGATATACCGTTTTAACTGTTGCAACGTTTGGCATAATTTCTGGTACATCTCGTTGTGGTAATTGAAAAAAAGTTAAAAGACCTATAAGTATAAGTAACAAAAGAAAAATCATAACAATTTTAGAACGTTTTAAAACCCATTCCATCATTTCACCTCATTCAAGATTAGCCTCTATTCTGTTTATTTATATACAGTTTTCAGTTTGGTTAATTAGCTAAAGCATATGGTAGAGGGCTAGTTAATGTCAATTTATAAGTGCTAACTATTACTTGATTTAATAAGACCAAATCAAACATGTATGTCAAAGTATGAATGCGTATCAACGGCTACTTAGTATTAAAGGTGGTAATTTGATAATTTAGACATTATGCTTATAGGGCTATCAGCCATAGCTTTGGCGTCGGTACATGATTTGCTTATGTACTTAGGAGAAGGTGAGCTTGGTTTTCGTGAAATGATAGGTATAACAGCGGTAGCATCTATGGTGATCGCTGCATTAGTCGGGATTATATTATCGAAGAAAAAAACTCCAAATCTTTACGTACCGTCCACATTGCGATTCTCATCTTTACTACTATTTTGAGTGTTTCACATTTATTGGCATCTTAGTATGTAATCATGATTAAAAGCGCAAGAAGCTCTTGCGCTTTTTTGAATAGTATTTAATATCCTTCAAATATAGCTATTTTTTCTTTGATCGTGTCTGGTAGCGGAGCTGAAGATCCATTTTTTTCATCGTAGTTCACGTAAACTATCTCGGCGTCAATTAACTCTTCTTGATTGCGTGTTATTTTATAGGTCATTGTAAAGCTTGAATTTCCAATATGTGTTGTACGAGCGTGTATTTGTAACAGATCATCTAATTTCGCAGAGCTTTTGTAGTGAATAGTACTTTTAACAAGTACGGGATTAAATGGTACTTTATGCAGTCCTTGGACCCAATCACAGCCTAATAAATTCCGAAAATACTCTGTCATTGCTACATCAATATAAGTTAAGTAATGAGCATTAAAGACGATTTTTTGCCCATCTATTTCTGAGTAGCGTACTCGTAATTCGTATGAAAATTTAAAACCAGGATAACTCACACTATCTCATCCCTTCATCAATTAACTGACCATAGTTCATGAAAGCGCCTGCGTAAGTTCTGAAAGAACCGTTAGCGAATTGCTCCATGAGGAAGGATTGCATGTACGCCTTTACTTCCATTTACTACTTGAGTTATTCGTAAATCTACAGTGACACTTGCTAACGCTAGCGCCTCAGGCTTTGAAACAGAATGAATGTCCATTATTAATAGTGCTATTTCGTCAAGTGCGATAGCACAAGCTTCATTTAAATCTTCGTGGAAACCGAAAGTAATCCAACCAGCAGATGTATTTGCTCGTGGCATTTGAAGATTCATATTTTCATGAACAATCAACGTGAAATCAACTAAATCCATAGGGCATTCAATGGCGGTCCCTGAAACCTCCCCATCTCCTTGTGCTGCATGTCCATCTCCGATAGAAAATAGAGCTGAATCCACCGCGATAGGTAAAAATAGACTGCTTCCTCTACCTAATTCCTTACAATCTATGTTTCCGCCGCAATATCTAGGCGGTGATGTGATATGAACACCATCTTCAGCAGGTGCAACCCCCATTAAACCAATAAAAGGATTTAAACCGACATGAAATTGCTTCGTTCCGATTTGACAGGAGCCTGTCATCGTTGTCGTATTTAATTTCCAGTCAAGCCGAATGCGTTCTGAACTTGTTAGCTGGAGCTTTGTGTTTTGCCAGTTTTCTATTCCTCCAGCCCAATTTCGACCGTACCAGCCAGGAACAACGTTGTTTAGCCGTACCTCTAAAACCATTCCTCGCTTTGCACCTTCAATAGCGATAGGTCCAATCATAGGATGCCCCGGTTTATCCTCATGTTCTCGAGATTGATAAATGATTCTTTCTTGCCCCTTTTTCTTAGAGTAGCCCCATTCAATATCCGGTGTCTGTACAAGAATACTATCACCTGACTTTACTGTTAAGATCGGGTTATAATTATTAGAAAATGTACCGTGTAGAATATCCGTATGTAATTCCAATCTGTGTATCATATTACCCACTCCTACTTGTCTCATATTATATAAGTATAAGGTGAATTATTAACATAGACAATTTAAGAATGCGAAATTTTCTATATTTTATCAAGTGAGGTTAAGAGAATGAGGGACTTTCATTGTTGTGCAACATGCAAGCATTTTAAAACTGAAAAAAACACAACGGGTTTAAGGTACAAGTGTACACGTCTAGGTTACGAAACAAAGCCGTCATATCGATTTTCATGCTGGAATCCTAAGGATATAGTAAGAGGATTAATGGAAAAAGAAACTAAGGATTAGAAAAGAACACTGTCTCATCAGTAATTTATGACGAATTCAAGTTATCAAAATAGAAAAGCTCTCAATGATGAGAGCTTATCGGTTATCCGGAATATGTTTCGTTGTCTAACTCTTCTTGATAAGAGATAAACCTTGATTCAATTTCATTCCATTCATCTTCTGATTCGAGTTCATCATAAATAATTGTACCTTCAGAATCCTCAGTATAACGAAATGCTGTAATCATGATATCCTCTGAAGCATTTTCTAAGTCTTCAAGCAGTGCTACTACGATATATTTATTATTATTCATCTCGGTAGTAAATACAACTTCAAAGGTTTCTTCATTGCCTTCTTCACCAATTAAAAGCTCATCACCAATTTCAACAGACATTTATTTCTCCCCTGTCATTGTGTAGTCATTACTATTCTTCTCATGATTTGGTAGATTATTCTTCGAAATGACTTGAGAGACGACAATACGTCTAATTATTTTTTTATAGCGTCAGCGAAACGTTCAATGTTTGCATCATAAATCTTACCAGTGCTAGATTTAATACCTGCAACTGTACGGATAATTAATTTTTCAAGGAAGTTTAATTGTTTGAAGTCATATTGATACCCAAAAATTTCTTTCGATACCGCATGCTCATAGAGTTCTTTAGGGAAGGAGTCCACTAACTCTTGCTGTAGAATATTTTCGTCTTTATGGCCTGCACAAATAAATAATCCAACCTTTTTGTTTAAAAGCTGTGGAAGGTAATTATTAGCTAAGTCAGTAACCTCTTGTTGAATCTTTCCGAAGTAAATGGAACCACCGATTATTACGTTTTCAAAATCATCTAGAGAGGGAATCGGGTCAATTAGTATGTTTACAAGGTATACATTATCCCCAATTTTATCACGTAATAGTTGAGCACTGTGCTTAGTTGTACCATGTTTTGTAGCATATAAAATAATAGTATTCATAACTTTGCCTCCTGTCTGCGCTTGCAGATAGATTATTTGTAGAAATGTATTACTAAACCGACCTTACTCATCAATCGTATAGTATCATTTTTAACGAATGAAAATGAATATTTTGGGATTTTTTCACAAAATCTACAGAATTATAACTTTGTACGATATTTGCTACCTATTTCTTCATGTCTAATAAATAATGTTAATTTTGCAAACTATGTGTCTAAAACTAAACAAAACTAGAATTTTTAAAAAAATATTAAATTATGTATTGAAAACCCTTACATATGTCGCTATAATGAAAATGTGAAAACGATATCATATCGAAATTCATTAGGGGGTGTTAGGACTTTAGATGAGGAGGAATACATGATGCCTACTATAGCAGATGTTGCAAAGCTTGCGGGACTTTCACGCACAACGGTATCACGTGTCATTAACAATCATCCATATGTCACAGAGGAAAAGAGAAAGTTAGTTCAGATGGCAATGAAGGAGTTAGGATATGTCCCTAATTCTTCTGCAAGAAGTCTAAGGAGTCAACGAACGAAGACAATTGCTGTTCTTATTCCGAGGATTATGAATCCTTTCTTCAGTTCTCTAATAGAAGCGATGGAAATGGAAGCTACCGATAGAGGTTACCAGCTCATTGTTTGTCAAACACATTATAGTCCACAACGAGAGTTAAACTATATGAAACTCTTACAGACGAAGCAAGTTGATGGTGTTATATTAGCTTCCATTCAAAATGAATGGGATATGTTAAAACCATTTCTTGAATATGGACCTGTTGTAATGTGTAATGAGTTCGAAGAAAACGTAAATGTACCGGTAGTAAAGTTAAACCAGCTTCAGGGTGGTTACATACTTACTAAATACCTATTACAGCAAGGTCATAGAAAAATAGCTTATTGTTGTGGTGGATATCGAAGTAACGTGGCCCGTTATCGTGAGAAAGGGTTTCGCAAAGCATTAAGTGAATACGGAATTAGCTTTGATGAAACACTCGCTTTTCGTAACGCTTATAACATTGAAGATGGTAGGACAGTATTTCGCGAAATTGCTTCAATGTCATCTAAACCGTCAGCCGTGTTTTCTGGTGGTGACGAAGTAGCTGCAGGTATTATTTCGGAAGCAAAGCGTCAAGGATGGCGTATTCCAGAGGATTTAGCTGTTGCAGGCTTTGATAACCAAGAGATTTCAAAAATTATAGAACCTACTATTACAACCGTGCATCAACCAGTAGAGTTAATTGGGACAACAGCAGTTAATATGTTAATAAAGCAAATTCATTCTCCCGTGCATACTGTTGATAACAGAGAGTTTCCGTTAGAGTTGATCGAAAGAGAATCAACGAGAGGAAATGCCGTAATTAGAGTGTAATTTACTTACTTATGAATTTTATGAAATCGAATTCATAAAAAACCATAACTTTCCAAAGGTAATGTCTTTGTAAAAGTAAAAATGTGAAATCGAATCCAGAAAATCTAGAATATCAAAAAAAAAGAGAGAACCCTATGAACTATATGAAATCGAATTCAGAAGTATGAACTACTTCCAGAGTCGAGACAATAAATATCGATTCTGACAACCAACATTAGGAGGCAGAAAGATTATGAAAAAATTTAGCCAGTTGTTTGCTGTTCTATTTGCACTAATGCTAGTTTTAGCTGCTTGTGGTGGTAACAATGATACTACAGATGAAGGCGCTACAACAGATAATGAAACAACTCAAGAAACAACTGATAACACAGATACAGCGACTACAGACGAAGGTACTGATGAAAAAGTTAAAATCGTTTACGCTCGTGGTCAAGATTCAACAAAAGCTACTGATGAAATCATTAAAGCTTTTGAAGCGAAATTCCCTAACATTGACGTAGAACTACG from Bacillus sp. HMF5848 includes these protein-coding regions:
- a CDS encoding LacI family DNA-binding transcriptional regulator; translated protein: MPTIADVAKLAGLSRTTVSRVINNHPYVTEEKRKLVQMAMKELGYVPNSSARSLRSQRTKTIAVLIPRIMNPFFSSLIEAMEMEATDRGYQLIVCQTHYSPQRELNYMKLLQTKQVDGVILASIQNEWDMLKPFLEYGPVVMCNEFEENVNVPVVKLNQLQGGYILTKYLLQQGHRKIAYCCGGYRSNVARYREKGFRKALSEYGISFDETLAFRNAYNIEDGRTVFREIASMSSKPSAVFSGGDEVAAGIISEAKRQGWRIPEDLAVAGFDNQEISKIIEPTITTVHQPVELIGTTAVNMLIKQIHSPVHTVDNREFPLELIERESTRGNAVIRV